Below is a genomic region from Candidatus Obscuribacterales bacterium.
AACATGGCTAAACTTACAGTCAGCTACGAAGATGTCTTGAAAGAACTCAATTGGGTATCAACACCAAAATTAAGCGACAAGGTGCAAGTAGTCGAACTTTTCGGAAGGGAAAAGGACATCTACGAATTGCTTTCCAACGAGCCAATGCACTTCGATGTATTGTGCGAAAGAACAGGCATTGCCCCTGGCGAACTTTCAGCCAGCCTGACAATGCTTGAATTAGCTGGAGTTGTTAACCGCCAACCTGGCGATTGGTATGCGCGGGAACATCAGTAGACGCGTGCACATCCAGTCGGTACGGTATCCAATCAGCCATTGAGATTGCGCCTAGTCGGTCATAGAAATCAATTGCTAGTTTGTTCCAGTTCAAGACTTTCCAGTCCATGCGTGCGTAGTTTCTTTCTTTAGCAATTTCATTCAAGCGTTCAAATAATGCTCGTCCGACTCCGAACTTCCGCGCACTGGGTCTGACAAAAAGATCTTCAAGATAAAGTCCTGCTTTGCCTTCCCAAGTTGAATACGACTGAAAGAAAAGAGCAAATCCGGCAGGTTCGCCTTGAACTTCGGCAATGAGACATTCGAAAGGAGGATTTTCTTTCTGCAATTGCTCACGCACCATCTCCGGTGTTGAAGTCACCAGATGAGCAGCATTTTCGTATTCAGCCAATTCAGTTATAAAAGTATTTATTAGTTCAGCATCGGCTACTGTAGCCATGCGGCAATTAACGGTCATTGTTGTCTCCGATTTAAGAAGGCAGATTGAAAAGTCGGCGAGCGTTTTCTACTGTTTGCGAGGCTATTTCATCAAGCGATACGCCTCTTAGCTGAGCAAGCTTTTCAGCCGTATGCCAGACATATGAAGGCTCATTGCGTTTTCCTCGCATGGGTTGCGGCGCTAAATATGGACAATCTGTTTCCACAAGAATGCGATCAGCTTTGACTAATAGAGCTGCTGCTTGAATATTTTTTGCGCTGCTAAAAGTGACAATGCCGGAAAATGAAACGTAAAAGTCTAACGCCTCAATACGGGGCAACACTTCCGGTCCACCAGTGAAACAGTGAAAAACACCGCGAACTTTTCCTTGACCAACTTCTTCAAGTAATTGGAAAGTATCGTCAAACGCCTCGCGCGAATGAATAATTAGAGGCTTGTTTAAATCGCGGGCGATTTCAATTT
It encodes:
- a CDS encoding GNAT family N-acetyltransferase translates to MTVNCRMATVADAELINTFITELAEYENAAHLVTSTPEMVREQLQKENPPFECLIAEVQGEPAGFALFFQSYSTWEGKAGLYLEDLFVRPSARKFGVGRALFERLNEIAKERNYARMDWKVLNWNKLAIDFYDRLGAISMADWIPYRLDVHASTDVPAHTNRQVGG
- a CDS encoding TatD family hydrolase: MPKGQIIDSHAHLTWDSFAEDQQEVIARAFAEGVVQIVQAGVDLKTIPEMVKLTEKYKEIFIGVGLHPHEASIWNDEADKTIREAAKHNRVVGIGECGLDFYYNHSDREAQLACFKAQIEIARDLNKPLIIHSREAFDDTFQLLEEVGQGKVRGVFHCFTGGPEVLPRIEALDFYVSFSGIVTFSSAKNIQAAALLVKADRILVETDCPYLAPQPMRGKRNEPSYVWHTAEKLAQLRGVSLDEIASQTVENARRLFNLPS